From the Zonotrichia leucophrys gambelii isolate GWCS_2022_RI chromosome 10, RI_Zleu_2.0, whole genome shotgun sequence genome, one window contains:
- the MPI gene encoding mannose-6-phosphate isomerase isoform X1 gives MAEIRVFPLSCAVQNYSWGKVGLESEVAKLVASGDPLVQIQPDLPYAELWMGTHPRGDALIRDNRIPQKTLGQWIADNPACLGAKVKDAFQGHLPFLFKVLSVNTALSVQAHPNKELAAKLHAQFPEHYPDANHKPEMAIALTPFEGMCGFRPVEEIVSFLQSVPELRALIGEVAAEQLERSGSDDPRGVSAALRVCFTRLMKSEKKFFVDQLNMLVKRISQEVAEGKDTSGSNGELLLRLHSQYPGDIGCFTIYFLNLVRLEPGEAMFLGANEPHAYLHGDCVEVMACSDNTVRAGLTPKFIDVLTLCEMLNYTPAPSSSKILPAAQSQLDPHVYLYDPPVPDFTIMRIEIPASIKLYLISAMDSASILLVIQGTAVGTSTAAASEMSLRRGSVLFVSANESISLHLSSPEGMLLFRACCLL, from the exons ATGGCGGAGATCCGCG TGTTCCCCCTGTCCTGCGCGGTGCAGAACTATTCCTGGGGGAAGGTGGGCCTGGAGAGCGAGGTGGCCAAGCTGGTGGCCAGCGGTGACCCCCTGGTCCAGATCCAGCCTGACCTGCCCTACGCTGAG ctgtggaTGGGCACACACCCCCGGGGCGATGCCCTCATCCGGGATAACCGCATCCCCCAAAAGACCCTGGGCCAGTGGATCGCCGACAACCCCGCCTGCCTGGGGGCCAAGGTGAAGGACGCCTTCCAGGGACACCTGCCCTTCCTGTTCAAGGTGCTGTCGGTCAACACCGCCCTGTCTGTCCAGGCACACCCCAACAAG gagctggcagcgaAGCTCCATGCCCAGTTCCCTGAGCACTATCCCGATGCCAACCACAAGCCCGAAATGGCCATCGCCCTCACCCCCTTCGAGGGCATGTGTGGCTTCCGGCCCGTGGAGGAGATTGTCTCCTTCCTCCAGA GTGTCCCCGAGCTGCGGGCCCTGATCGGGGAGGTGGCCGCGGAGCAGCTGGAGCGCAGCGGCAGCGATGACCCGCGCGGGGTCTCGGCCGCGCTGCGCGTGTGCTTCACCCGCCTCATGAAGAGCGAGAAGAAGTTCTTCGTGGACCAGCTGAACATGCTGGTGAAGAGGATCTCCCAGGAAG TGGCAGAAGGAAAGGACACATCGGGCAGCAacggggagctgctgctgcggcTGCACTCCCAGTACCCGGGGGACATCGGCTGCTTCACCATTTATTTCCTGAACCTGGTGAGGCTGGAGCCAGGGGAGGCCATGTTCCTGGGAGCCAACGAGCCCCACGCCTACCTGCACGGAG aCTGCGTGGAGGTGATGGCGTGCTCGGACAACACGGTGCGCGCCGGGCTCACGCCCAAGTTCATCGATGTGCTCACCTTGTGTGAGATGCTCAACTACacaccagcacccagcagctccaagaTCCTCCcggcagcacagagccagctcGATCCCCACGTCTACCTCTACGACCCACCCGTGCCAGACTTCACCATCATGAGGATAGAG ATCCCTGCCTCCATCAAGCTGTACCTCATCTCTGCCATGGACTCTGCCAGCATCCTGCTGGTGATCCAAGGGACAGCCGTGGGcacctccacagcagcagcctcagagatGTCCCTGCGCCGTGGCTCCGTGCTCTTCGTGTCGGCCAACGAGAGCATCTCCCTGCACCTCTCCTCACCCGAGGGGATGCTGCTCTTCCGagcctgctgcctcctctga
- the MPI gene encoding mannose-6-phosphate isomerase isoform X2, which produces MGTHPRGDALIRDNRIPQKTLGQWIADNPACLGAKVKDAFQGHLPFLFKVLSVNTALSVQAHPNKELAAKLHAQFPEHYPDANHKPEMAIALTPFEGMCGFRPVEEIVSFLQSVPELRALIGEVAAEQLERSGSDDPRGVSAALRVCFTRLMKSEKKFFVDQLNMLVKRISQEVAEGKDTSGSNGELLLRLHSQYPGDIGCFTIYFLNLVRLEPGEAMFLGANEPHAYLHGDCVEVMACSDNTVRAGLTPKFIDVLTLCEMLNYTPAPSSSKILPAAQSQLDPHVYLYDPPVPDFTIMRIEIPASIKLYLISAMDSASILLVIQGTAVGTSTAAASEMSLRRGSVLFVSANESISLHLSSPEGMLLFRACCLL; this is translated from the exons aTGGGCACACACCCCCGGGGCGATGCCCTCATCCGGGATAACCGCATCCCCCAAAAGACCCTGGGCCAGTGGATCGCCGACAACCCCGCCTGCCTGGGGGCCAAGGTGAAGGACGCCTTCCAGGGACACCTGCCCTTCCTGTTCAAGGTGCTGTCGGTCAACACCGCCCTGTCTGTCCAGGCACACCCCAACAAG gagctggcagcgaAGCTCCATGCCCAGTTCCCTGAGCACTATCCCGATGCCAACCACAAGCCCGAAATGGCCATCGCCCTCACCCCCTTCGAGGGCATGTGTGGCTTCCGGCCCGTGGAGGAGATTGTCTCCTTCCTCCAGA GTGTCCCCGAGCTGCGGGCCCTGATCGGGGAGGTGGCCGCGGAGCAGCTGGAGCGCAGCGGCAGCGATGACCCGCGCGGGGTCTCGGCCGCGCTGCGCGTGTGCTTCACCCGCCTCATGAAGAGCGAGAAGAAGTTCTTCGTGGACCAGCTGAACATGCTGGTGAAGAGGATCTCCCAGGAAG TGGCAGAAGGAAAGGACACATCGGGCAGCAacggggagctgctgctgcggcTGCACTCCCAGTACCCGGGGGACATCGGCTGCTTCACCATTTATTTCCTGAACCTGGTGAGGCTGGAGCCAGGGGAGGCCATGTTCCTGGGAGCCAACGAGCCCCACGCCTACCTGCACGGAG aCTGCGTGGAGGTGATGGCGTGCTCGGACAACACGGTGCGCGCCGGGCTCACGCCCAAGTTCATCGATGTGCTCACCTTGTGTGAGATGCTCAACTACacaccagcacccagcagctccaagaTCCTCCcggcagcacagagccagctcGATCCCCACGTCTACCTCTACGACCCACCCGTGCCAGACTTCACCATCATGAGGATAGAG ATCCCTGCCTCCATCAAGCTGTACCTCATCTCTGCCATGGACTCTGCCAGCATCCTGCTGGTGATCCAAGGGACAGCCGTGGGcacctccacagcagcagcctcagagatGTCCCTGCGCCGTGGCTCCGTGCTCTTCGTGTCGGCCAACGAGAGCATCTCCCTGCACCTCTCCTCACCCGAGGGGATGCTGCTCTTCCGagcctgctgcctcctctga
- the FAM219B gene encoding protein FAM219B yields the protein MATGGGGAGPGPGAAPGAAASGAGGRRGPGLIWAEKKRLNKGTDVVEKRGPYIMSKPPSIQAKLKRQRELAKAALRRQGLLGAPTALKPTPKRSVKFNKGYTALSQTADENLVSLDSDSDGEPGSRCSSGYSSAEQVTQDLSRQLLQDGYHLDEVPDDEDLDLIPPKPAASSSCPCCFGENLSCVIQ from the exons ATGGCGACGGGCGGCGGCGGAGCCGGGCCGGGtcccggtgccgctcccggtgccgctgCCAGCGGAGCCGGTggccggcggggcccgggg CTGATTTGGGCTGAAAAGAAGAGGCTGAACAAAGGGACAGATGTGGTGGAGAAAAGAGGTCCATACATCATGAGCAAACCTCCCTCCATCCAGGCCAAGCTGA AGAGGCAGCGGGAGCTGGCAAAGGCAGCGCTGCgaaggcaggggctgctgggggcacCCACTGCCCTGAAACCAACTCCTAAAAG GTCTGTGAAGTTCAACAAGGGCTACACGGCACTCAGCCAGACAGCTGATGAAAACCTGGTCTCCCTCGACTCAGACAG tgACGGGGAGCCGGGATCCAGGTGTTCCTCGGGATACTCCTCCGCTGAG CAGGTGACCCAGGACCTGAGccggcagctgctgcaggacggGTACCACCTCGACGAGGTCCCCGATGATGAAGACCTGGATCTCATCCCCCCAAAacctgctgcctcctcttctTGCCCCTGCTGTTTTGGAGAAAATCTCTCCTGTGTGATCCAGTAG
- the LOC135452287 gene encoding cytochrome c oxidase subunit 5A, mitochondrial, with protein sequence MLAASASLLRRCAVSGLRAAVRRPAGPAAVLPARCYSHGGSQESDEEFDARWVTYFNKPDIDAWELRKGINTLVGYDLVPEPKIIDAALRACRRLNDFASAVRILEVVKDKAGPHKEIYPYVIQELRPTLSELGISTPEELGLDKA encoded by the exons ATGCTGGCCGCCAGCGCCTCTCTCCTCCGCCGCTGCGCCGTCTCCGGCCTCCGCGCCGCCGTCCGCCGGCCCGCCGGCCCAGCAG ctgtgcttcctGCCCGCTGCTACTCTCACGGGGGGTCACAAGAGTCAGATGAAGAATTCGATGCTCGCTGGGTGACGTATTTCAACAAGCCAGATATCGATGCCTGGGAGCTCAGGAAAG GCATCAACACACTGGTGGGCTACGACCTGGTCCCGGAGCCCAAGATCATCGACGCGGCTCTGCGGGCCTGCAGACGGTTAAATGACTTTGCCAGCGCTGTGCGCATCCTGGAGGTTGTAAAG gacaaGGCAGGACCCCACAAGGAAATCTATCCTTACGTTATCCAGGAGCTTAGACCAACTTTGAGTGAACTTGGAATCTCCACTCCAGAGGAACTGGGCCTGGACAAAGCATAA
- the RPP25 gene encoding ribonuclease P protein subunit p25 — translation MAAEGGRAKPLAQSRMENFRKVRTSEEEMPLPFPDLPPDVVEMKVKEGSKIRNLMNFAMAQMELKGRRQIVFSGCGRAVTKTITCVEIMKRKLGGLHQVTKVCYKTVLEVWESQDPPLDGPAQNLTVHKNVPSICILLSRDPLDPNQNGYQPPEPRHEAGEDTLGSSSKGLKRPLPPPCEELLPKKLQVQESDSPRGTGTTAGQQDP, via the coding sequence ATGGCTGCTGAAGGAGGGAGAGCCAAGCCCCTCGCCCAGTCCAGGATGGAGAACTTCAGAAAGGTGAGGACCTCGGAGGAGGAGATGCCATTACCCTTCCCAGACCTGCCCCCAGACGTGGTGGAGATGAAAGTGAAGGAGGGCAGCAAGATCAGGAACCTGATGAACTTCGCCATGGCCCAGATGGAGCTGAAGGGCAGGCGGCAGATCGTGTTCAGCGGCTGCGGCAGGGCGGTCACCAAGACCATCACCTGCGTGGAGATCATGAAGCGCAAGCTGGGAGGGCTCCACCAGGTCACCAAGGTATGCTACAAAACTGTGCTGGAGGTCTGGGAGAGCCAGGACCCGCCGCTTGATGGACCTGCACAGAACCTGACTGTCCACAAGAACGTCCCCTCCATCTGCATCCTGCTCTCCCGGGACCCCCTGGATCCCAACCAGAACGGATACCagccccccgagccccggcACGAGGCAGGAGAAGACACATTGGGATCCTCCAGCAAGGGGCTGAAGCGGCCGCTGCCGCCTCCCTgcgaggagctgctgcccaagAAGCTGCAGGTACAGGAGTCtgacagccccaggggcacGGGGACCACCGCTGGCCAGCAGGACCCCTGA